A genome region from Nerophis lumbriciformis linkage group LG18, RoL_Nlum_v2.1, whole genome shotgun sequence includes the following:
- the LOC133617942 gene encoding zinc transporter ZIP3-like, which produces MNILLAKLLGLLALLALMLAGVLVPARLLAADRRKAQSYRRAVSLCNAFSGGVFLATCFNALLPAVRAKANDVLQRLKVGGDYPAAETMMMVGFFVSVLVEQSVLTFRKETPSFIDLETFNRGGSEAGSDSECDAPFLSEGRHHGHRHGHLSPAQLVGAGPVRLASLVLALSAHSVFEGVALGLQEDVAKFGRLLLGVAVHETLAAAALGVSAAKAALGMKDAAKMAVAVSLMIPLGAAVGVAIDSAQTLAGGVVSVVLQGLAAGTFLFVTFFEILTPELEHQADRLLKVLFLVLGYAALAALAFIRW; this is translated from the exons ATGAACATCCTGCTAGCCAAGCTGCTGGGCCTGCTGGCGCTGCTGGCGCTCATGCTGGCCGGCGTATTGGTTCCGGCGCGCCTCCTGGCGGCCGACCGCCGCAAGGCGCAAAGTTACCGCCGCGCCGTCTCGCTGTGCAACGCCTTCTCGGGGGGCGTGTTCTTGGCCACCTGCTTCAACGCGCTGCTGCCGGCGGTCAGGGCCAAG GCGAACGACGTGCTGCAGCGGCTGAAGGTGGGCGGCGACTATCCGGCGGCGGAGACGATGATGATGGTGGGCTTCTTCGTCAGCGTCTTGGTGGAGCAGAGCGTGCTGACGTTCCGGAAGGAGACGCCGTCCTTCATCGACCTGGAGACCTTCAACCGGGGCGGCTCGGAGGCGGGCAGCGACTCTGAGTGCGACGCGCCCTTCCTCTCCGAGGGGCGCCATCACGGCCACCGCCACGGACACCTGAGCCCCGCGCAGCTGGTGGGGGCGGGGCCCGTGCGCCTCGCCAGTCTGGTCCTGGCGCTGTCCGCGCACTCGGTCTTCGAGGGCGTGGCGCTGGGCCTGCAAGAGGACGTGGCTAAGTTCGGCCGCCTCCTGCTGGGCGTGGCCGTGCACGAGACTCTGGCCGCCGCCGCGCTGGGCGTGAGCGCGGCCAAGGCGGCACTCGGCATGAAGGACGCCGCCAAGATGGCCGTGGCCGTCAGCCTGATGATCCCGCTGGGCGCCGCCGTGGGCGTGGCCATCGACTCTGCTCAGACACTAGCGGGGGGCGTGGTCTCTGTGGTGCTGCAGGGCCTCGCCGCCGGAACCTTCCTCTTCGTCACCTTTTTCGAGATCCTGACGCCAGAACTGGAGCACCAGGCGGACCGCCTCCTCAAAGTCCTCTTCCTCGTCCTCGGATACGCCGCACTCGCCGCCCTCGCCTTCATCCGATGGTGA